One genomic segment of candidate division WOR-3 bacterium includes these proteins:
- a CDS encoding RnfABCDGE type electron transport complex subunit G → MKSLTWMVISLFLVCLISAVLLSRVYTITKGQIEKQTRENLLFRLSDVLPNAEIFQEVIKDTVWLGLDEQNQKIGIVFKVGPRGYGGPIPILVGLGSDLTIKKIYIGSASEGLKETPGLGAQIQSPQFKDQFCNKSYQELKLVKDGGDIQAITGATISSRAVVDGISLGIEKYKHYLQTDSIKQPQSDTIYEEKH, encoded by the coding sequence GTGAAATCACTAACTTGGATGGTCATATCGCTATTTTTAGTCTGTCTAATTTCTGCTGTTCTTTTATCTCGAGTCTATACCATAACAAAAGGTCAGATTGAAAAACAAACACGAGAAAACTTACTATTCAGATTATCTGATGTCTTGCCCAATGCAGAAATTTTTCAGGAAGTAATTAAAGACACGGTTTGGCTCGGTCTTGATGAACAAAATCAAAAAATTGGTATTGTTTTTAAGGTTGGTCCACGTGGTTACGGTGGTCCGATACCAATATTAGTTGGATTAGGTTCTGACCTGACCATCAAGAAAATTTATATTGGCTCCGCATCTGAAGGACTAAAAGAAACTCCTGGGTTGGGCGCACAAATCCAGAGTCCGCAATTCAAAGACCAGTTTTGTAATAAGAGTTATCAGGAATTAAAACTTGTCAAAGATGGTGGTGATATTCAAGCAATAACGGGCGCAACCATCTCATCTCGAGCAGTTGTTGACGGCATTAGCCTCGGTATTGAAAAATATAAACATTATCTCCAAACTGATAGTATCAAACAACCACAATCTGATACAATTTATGAAGAAAAACATTGA
- a CDS encoding RnfABCDGE type electron transport complex subunit D → MPINRENVNNQTTSDISNQTLLTSNNTRPIVIKELYVSVSPHIRSKITISAIMWSVVIALIPVLLGAIYFFGLRALGIVVISIFSAVLFEALSQKFFGRKITIFDGSAVITGLLLAFNLPPGVPLWLPFIGSAFAIVVAKQLFGGLGYNFINPALAARAFLTVSWPQLMTTTWMAPKSGFLAGYDAITQATPLSLAKLNKSPEIIQQLNSLPVIKNLIIGNCGGCLGETSAILLLIGAIYLLIRGFISYRIPLAYLSTVLVLSLILPTPLSPLFHIFSGGLMLGAFFMATDYVTSPITPKGQWIFGVGCGIITMLIRIWGGYPEGVSFSILLMNVATPLIDRYTKPKAFGAK, encoded by the coding sequence ATGCCTATAAATAGAGAAAACGTAAATAATCAAACAACGTCTGATATCAGTAATCAGACCTTACTGACATCAAATAATACCCGTCCGATTGTAATCAAAGAATTATATGTTTCGGTCTCGCCTCATATTCGTTCCAAGATTACAATCTCAGCAATAATGTGGTCAGTGGTAATTGCTTTAATCCCGGTTTTACTCGGTGCAATCTATTTCTTTGGACTTCGTGCTTTAGGCATTGTAGTTATTAGTATCTTTTCTGCGGTCTTATTTGAAGCATTGTCTCAAAAATTCTTTGGTCGAAAAATTACGATTTTTGATGGCAGTGCAGTAATTACTGGATTACTTTTAGCATTTAATTTACCACCAGGAGTTCCTTTATGGTTACCTTTTATCGGCTCGGCTTTTGCTATTGTTGTTGCCAAGCAGTTATTTGGTGGTTTAGGTTATAATTTTATTAATCCGGCATTAGCGGCACGAGCATTCTTAACCGTATCCTGGCCGCAACTTATGACTACAACCTGGATGGCTCCAAAATCTGGTTTTCTTGCAGGTTACGATGCTATTACTCAAGCAACTCCTTTATCTTTAGCAAAATTAAATAAATCTCCTGAGATAATTCAACAATTGAATTCTCTGCCTGTAATAAAAAATCTTATTATTGGTAATTGTGGTGGTTGTCTTGGTGAAACTTCAGCAATTTTATTACTTATCGGTGCTATTTATCTTTTGATAAGAGGATTTATCAGTTATCGAATCCCGCTCGCTTATCTAAGCACTGTGTTAGTTCTGTCACTAATTTTACCGACTCCTTTATCTCCTCTTTTTCACATCTTTTCTGGTGGCCTAATGTTAGGCGCATTTTTTATGGCAACAGATTATGTCACATCACCAATCACACCTAAGGGACAATGGATTTTTGGTGTCGGATGCGGAATTATTACAATGTTAATTAGAATTTGGGGCGGTTATCCAGAAGGTGTCTCTTTCTCGATCTTATTAATGAATGTTGCCACACCGTTAATTGACCGTTACACAAAACCCAAAGCATTCGGCGCAAAATGA